In a single window of the Oncorhynchus tshawytscha isolate Ot180627B unplaced genomic scaffold, Otsh_v2.0 Un_contig_3324_pilon_pilon, whole genome shotgun sequence genome:
- the LOC112241062 gene encoding pulmonary surfactant-associated protein D-like, with product MALSRPLTLGLCVLSLLVLPGQTKECECQGPRGLPGIPGIPGPRGPVGPSGGMPGLPGPPGERGPPGPPELSGVPCLVGRDERVPGPPGPPGPPGPAGATDLDLEPLQESLVKLELAINYDFTRRVDKKYFVSHKRPGSFDDAVQFCTKRGLVLALPKNREENIALTQVFEGALKNAWLNVDNRKEGKFQVDLKGHPLTFSKWGDGEPKVPDGDRGCTMLTESGAWQVTYDCSFNAYIVCEI from the exons ATGGCTCTGAGCAGACCTCTGACTTTGGGgctctgtgttctctccctgCTGGTTCTGCCAGGCCAGACAAAGGAGTGTGAATGCCAGGGTCCTAGAGGATTGCCTGGGATTCCTGGCATTCCTGGCCCTCGTGGGCCTGTTGGGCCTTCTGGAG GCATGCCTGGACTTCCTGgtccacctggagagagag ggcctcctggacctcctgaaCTCTCTGGAGTTCCTTGTTTAGTTGGTCGAGATGAACGAGTCCCTGGTCCACCTGGTCCACCTGGACCCCCGGGCCCTGCAGGAGCTACTG ACTTAGACCTGGAACCCCTGCAAGAAAGCTTGGTCAAACTGGAGTTGG CCATAAACTATGACTTCACCAGAAGAGTTGACAAGAAGTACTTTGTGTCACACAAGAGACCGGGTTCCTTTGACGATGCTGTTCAGTTCTGTACCAAGAGGGGCTTGGTGTTGGCTTTGCCGAAGAACCGGGAGGAAAACATTGCTCTCACTCAGGTCTTTGAAGGGGCTTTGAAGAATGCATGGCTCAAtgtggacaacaggaaagagGGGAAGTTTCAGGTAGATTTGAAAGGCCATCCCCTCACCTTTTCCAAATGGGGAGATGGGGAACCAAAAGTGCCTGATGGGGATAGAGGCTGTACAATGTTGACAGAGTCAGGTGCATGGCAGGTGACATATGATTGCTCCTTCAATGCCTATATCGTGTGTGAGATATAG